The Bos taurus isolate L1 Dominette 01449 registration number 42190680 breed Hereford chromosome 13, ARS-UCD2.0, whole genome shotgun sequence genome contains a region encoding:
- the GFRA4 gene encoding GDNF family receptor alpha-4: MGETRSNGSQIYLKVQPGRGLSEGRNHFQCKGSSHQRNSQRGHLGFHHCGPGALGRRRLLTGALPAAVPSCLLPSMASCLVPALLLLLLLGSRSSVAPNPCVDAADACTADERCHRLRTAYVAQCLGRAAPEGCPRARCRRALRHFFARGPPALTHALLFCPCGGPACAERRRQTFVPSCAFSGPGRAPPSCLGPLDACEHSRICRPRLLAFQVSCATTASNPDGCLRDQAPSCLRAYAGLVGTAITPNYVDNASARVEPWCDCRASGNRREECEVFRGLFTRNRCLDSAIQTFDGGWPPILRNQLDSHQDPEQSLLQVSTADAPLEESSLLSMLLVLALQSLF; the protein is encoded by the exons ATGGGAGAGACAAGGTCAAATGGCTCCCAGATCTATCTGAAGGTGCAGCCTGGGCGGGGACTCAGTGAGGGCAGGAATCATTTCCAATGCAAAGGCTCCTCCCACCAGAGGAATAGTCAGCGGGGACACCTAGGTTTCCATCACTGTGGGCCAGGGGCACTGGGAAGGAGGCGCCTGCTGACAGGGGCTCTGCCTGCAGCTGTCCCCTCCTGTTTGCTGCCCAGCATGGCCAGCTGCTTGGTACCCGcactgctgttgctactgcttcTAG GATCGCGGAGCTCTGTAGCACCGAATCCATGCGTGGACGCGGCCGACGCGTGCACCGCCGACGAGCGGTGCCATCGGCTGCGCACGGCGTACGTGGCGCAGTGCTTGGGTCGTGCCGCGCCGGAGGGCTGCCCCCGCGCCCGCTGCCGCCGCGCCCTGCGCCACTTCTTCGCCCGCGGGCCGCCCGCGCTTACCCACGCACTGCTCTTCTGCCCTTGCGGCGGCCCCGCGTGCGCAGAGCGCCGGCGCCAGACCTTCGTGCCCTCCTGCGCTTTCTCAGGGCCTGGCCGGGCGCCACCTTCCTGCCTCGGGCCCTTAGATGCCTGCGAGCACAGCCGGATCTGCAG GCCCCGCCTCCTGGCCTTCCAGGTCTCCTGCGCGACCACAGCCAGCAACCCTGACGGCTGCCTCCGAGACCAGGCCCCCAGCTGCCTGCGCGCCTACGCCGGCCTCGTGG GCACAGCCATCACGCCCAACTACGTGGACAACGCAAGCGCGCGCGTGGAGCCCTGGTGCGACTGCAGAGCCAGCGGAAATCGGCGTGAGGAGTGCGAAGTCTTCCGGGGGCTCTTTACGAGGAACCGCTGCTTGG ACAGTGCCATACAGACCTTTGACGGTGGGTGGCCCCCAATCCTACGTAACCAACTGGACTCCCACCAGGACCCTGAGCAGAGTCTCCTGCAG GTGTCTACTGCAGATGCgcccctggaggagagctcccTGCTCTCCATGCTTCTTGTTCTGGCTCTCCAGTCCCTGTTCTGA